The Bradyrhizobium sp. CCGB01 genome segment CACCAATGCACGCCATAGGCGATCGTGCCGGCCGCGAGGCCGCTGACGAGGATGTCCAGGCCGGAATTCATCTTCGCCGCCAGCGGATAGAGCAGAACCCCGAGCGCCAGCGCGACGACGTCGGCGACCTCGCGGCTGTTGCGCGCGGTCGAGAACAGGAACGACAGCGGGGTCAGCAGCAGGATCGCCGCTCCAAGCGTCTGCGTCAGGTTCGCTGCGAGAAAATAGCCGACCGTGTTGGCGGTGAGACACACGGAGACCAGACCGAAGCCAAGTCCGTTGACGAAGGCGATCCGCCGTTCGCGCGGGACTTGCGGCAGGAAGCGATGGCACTCGACCCACAGCGTCACGGCGGTGAGATGTGCGGCGAAGAACAGCTCGCGCCGCCTG includes the following:
- a CDS encoding AzlC family ABC transporter permease produces the protein MALPPLDSPQWQSPWRAFAWGLRSITQTILTLVLFATYLGIGALAHDTHFSLLWALCSTLFVWAGPAQIILITTLGSGATIIQSAIAVTVSAIRLFPMVVSVLPLMRTPTTRRRELFFAAHLTAVTLWVECHRFLPQVPRERRIAFVNGLGFGLVSVCLTANTVGYFLAANLTQTLGAAILLLTPLSFLFSTARNSREVADVVALALGVLLYPLAAKMNSGLDILVSGLAAGTIAYGVHWWREVRA